From Tripterygium wilfordii isolate XIE 37 chromosome 13, ASM1340144v1, whole genome shotgun sequence, the proteins below share one genomic window:
- the LOC120012473 gene encoding PKS-NRPS hybrid synthetase CHGG_01239-like translates to MDYLDEMRAWAEDLRLSSSSSSDQDYTIRNDMKKEEEFADDCEEKIEVDVTNPFLTETVFDSRQSLIDWVQETWLNLGFIIVTRSSSSSSLLLQCDRGGTYRRKKTSTKLTGTKKIDCPFILKGLKLREANYWMVKVLCGMHNHAPVSYMEGHPYVGRLSESEVEIMVDMSSNYVKPRDILASLKKRDLNNASTIKTIYNARQKFRTSEKAGKSHIQSLMSFLQEHRYIFYHRTNDVTNELQDLFFAHPGSLELLRAFPHVLLMDATHKTNRFRMPLLEIVGVTPTNMTYCIGFVLLNSEKEDNYTWALRCLQSIIEESIAPKVIVTDRELALMKSCRLVFPNAKKLLCRWHIYRSVLANCKRSFQNKESWDAFYSSWNTLVESKNEIAYVYNLSHLEEMFVSAWTNTYLHFRNLTTNRVESQHAKLKKYLGSSQSDIEFVVSLIHQLVQAQFTSIKASLEKSRHIVQHWFNTVQFRELRGFVSIDALDLIFQESDQSKFVGEDSYACGCKLRTIYRLPCAHELSIYINDSQPIPLASINAFWKKLDLSPCASLRDDDIDCTIEL, encoded by the exons ATGGACTATTTGGATGAAATGAGAGCTTGGGCTGAAGATCTACGATTGTCAAGTAGTAGTTCTAGTGATCAG GATTATACTATCAGAAACgatatgaaaaaagaagaagaatttgcgGATGATTGTGAAGAGAAAATTGAAGTTGATGTTACAAATCCATTTTTAACCGAGACG GTGTTCGATTCACGTCAATCGTTGATTGATTGGGTGCAAGAAACATGGCTTAATTTGGGATTCATCATCGTTACAAGGAGCTCATCGAGCTCATCATTATTGTTGCAATGCGATCGCGGTGGTACGTACAGAAGGAAGAAAACATCCACGAAGCTCACAGGCACGAAAAAGATTGATTGTCCTTTCATACTTAAAGGGTTGAAACTACGTGAAGCTAATTATTGGATGGTAAAAGTGCTATGTGGAATGCACAACCATGCCCCTGTATCATATATGGAGGGGCATCCATACGTCGGTCGCCTTTCTGAATCTGAAGTTGAGATAATGGTAGATATGTCTAGCAATTATGTCAAGCCACGAGACATCTTGGCTTCGTTAAAGAAACGAGATCTGAACAATGCGTCCACtattaaaacaatatacaaTGCACGACAGAAGTTTCGGACTTCTGAAAAAGCCGGTAAATCCCACATCCAGTCTCTAATGTCCTTCCTACAGGAGCACAGGTACATTTTCTATCATCGAACCAACGATGTAACCAACGAGCTCCAGGATTTATTCTTTGCTCATCCAGGCTCATTAGAACTACTACGTGCATTCCCACATGTTTTATTAATGGACGCAACACACAAAACAAACAGGTTCAGGATGCCTCTTCTTGAGATTGTCGGAGTGACTCCAACAAATATGACGTATTGCATAGGATTTGTTCTCTTGAATTCCGAGAAGGAGGATAATTATACATGGGCTTTAAGGTGTTTGCAGTCAATAATTGAGGAAAGCATTGCCCCAAAAGTTATTGTCACCGATAGAGAGTTGGCGCTGATGAAATCATGTCGCTTGGTATTTCCTAATGCAAAGAAGCTACTTTGTCGATGGCACATATATAGGAGTGTTTTGGCGAACTGTAAAAGATCATTTCAAAACAAAGAATCATGGGATGCATTCTACTCCTCCTGGAATACGTTGGTGGAATCTAAAAATGAGATTGCCTACGTGTATAATTTGTCGCACCTAGAG gagatgtttgtctCCGCTTGGACAAATACGTATTTGCATTTCAGGAACTTGACCACTAATAGGGTCGAGAGTCAGCATGCAAAGTTAAAGAAATACCTTGGATCATCACAGTCAGACATTGAGTTTGTAGTATCTTTAATTCATCAGCTTGTCCAAGCTCAGTTCACATCAATCAAGGCTAGTTTGGAGAAAAGTAGACATATCGTCCAACATTGGTTCAACACAGTTCAGTTCAGGGAACTACGTGGTTTTGTTTCGATTGATGCGTTGGATCTGATTTTCCAAGAATCTGATCAATCTAAATTCGTCGGAGAAGATTCGTACGCCTGTGGATGTAAACTTCGTACAATCTACAGATTACCGTGTGCGCACGAGCTTTCAATATACATTAACGATAGTCAACCGATACCACTTGCTTCCATCAATGCATTCTGGAAGAAACTTGACCTATCGCCATGTGCTTCTCTTAGAGACGATGATATCGATTGTACTATTGAGTTATAA